From Lysinibacillus sp. SGAir0095, the proteins below share one genomic window:
- a CDS encoding GNAT family N-acetyltransferase has protein sequence MNKDKIIITHYNSIHAEQTVKMWRESKERAIGQKEIHTIDNHIFFLNNILTKQYQIDLAIIDEKIVGMIAYNEREISQLYIHVNYQGRGVGQVLLDKAKEQSSGRLTLHTFEVNTKAQRFYEKNGFKIIGRGHENEENLPDVQYEWIL, from the coding sequence GTGAACAAAGACAAAATAATAATAACCCATTATAATTCTATACATGCTGAACAGACAGTCAAAATGTGGCGAGAAAGTAAGGAACGAGCGATTGGTCAGAAAGAAATTCATACTATTGATAATCACATATTTTTCCTAAATAATATATTAACTAAACAATATCAAATAGATTTAGCGATTATAGATGAAAAAATAGTTGGCATGATTGCCTATAATGAAAGAGAGATAAGCCAACTCTATATTCATGTTAATTATCAAGGTAGAGGGGTAGGTCAAGTATTACTTGACAAAGCAAAAGAACAATCCAGTGGGAGACTAACCTTACACACATTTGAAGTAAATACAAAGGCACAACGATTTTACGAAAAGAATGGGTTTAAAATCATTGGTAGAGGACATGAGAATGAAGAAAATTTACCGGATGTTCAATATGAATGGATTTTGTAA
- a CDS encoding squalene/phytoene synthase family protein → MSDKELQKEAMRVLKETSRTFYIPITFLQKELKTAVANAYLMMRAIDEIEDNEHPELTGEVKNAILTEVSELLKEEQFNEQKYFEIIKPIQEYLSEVTLRLADWIHLLPKGSEKIVKSATSEMAEGMGKWAKSDFKVRTKEDLDEYTYYVAGLVGVMLSELWEWNAGVKTDRELAIGYGRGLQLVNILRNQEEDYRERGVSFVPEGWTRDDLFQYAEENLEKADLYMKDIHKRTILLFCRLPLALAHKTLKSLKEGKEKMSRAEVEKTVEEIQTD, encoded by the coding sequence ATGTCTGACAAAGAACTCCAAAAAGAGGCAATGAGAGTATTAAAAGAAACAAGCCGTACATTTTATATACCGATTACATTCTTACAAAAAGAGTTGAAAACTGCAGTTGCAAATGCTTATTTAATGATGAGAGCAATCGATGAAATTGAAGATAATGAACATCCTGAGCTAACAGGTGAGGTAAAAAATGCCATCTTAACCGAAGTAAGTGAACTATTAAAAGAAGAACAATTTAATGAACAAAAATACTTCGAAATAATAAAGCCAATTCAAGAATATCTATCTGAAGTAACGTTACGTCTTGCTGACTGGATACACCTTTTACCAAAAGGTTCTGAAAAAATTGTAAAATCTGCCACAAGCGAAATGGCTGAAGGAATGGGAAAATGGGCAAAGAGCGATTTTAAAGTCCGTACAAAGGAGGACCTTGACGAATATACTTATTATGTAGCTGGATTAGTTGGGGTCATGTTATCTGAGCTTTGGGAATGGAATGCTGGAGTTAAAACGGATCGAGAGCTAGCCATTGGATATGGTCGAGGGTTGCAATTGGTAAATATTCTTCGAAATCAAGAAGAAGACTACCGCGAACGTGGAGTGAGCTTTGTACCCGAAGGCTGGACAAGAGATGACTTGTTCCAATACGCCGAGGAAAACTTAGAAAAAGCAGATCTATATATGAAGGATATTCATAAACGTACGATACTATTATTCTGTCGACTCCCTCTTGCACTAGCTCATAAGACACTAAAATCCTTAAAAGAAGGAAAAGAAAAAATGTCCCGTGCTGAGGTGGAAAAAACAGTAGAAGAGATTCAGACTGACTAA
- a CDS encoding zinc-finger domain-containing protein produces MNKNTVIKDIDELTDTYCNDCPIKGDLRKNRGKSGAHRFCIEQCTVGEQLQFLGQELLKIYEKR; encoded by the coding sequence GTGAATAAAAATACAGTTATAAAAGATATTGATGAATTAACAGACACTTATTGCAACGACTGTCCCATTAAAGGGGATTTACGCAAAAATCGCGGCAAATCAGGTGCTCACAGATTTTGTATTGAACAATGTACTGTTGGGGAACAGTTACAATTTCTTGGGCAAGAATTGTTGAAAATATATGAAAAACGGTAA
- a CDS encoding YitT family protein → MRSKKLYKIYIYDLLQKIPWIIAGAFMAAISLEVILIPNGLIDGGITGVSMMLSEVLGLSLSALLFILNIPFILLGYIHLGKRFAFCTMLGIVALTVSTGILDVFPPFLYGNSILLIFIGAILLGMGIGIVLRNGGALDGTDVLAILISSRTSYSVGESIFIINIFIFIFAFLLFGLMGAIISIITYFIATIVVDVVRT, encoded by the coding sequence TTGAGATCAAAAAAGCTCTATAAAATTTATATTTACGACCTACTTCAAAAAATTCCATGGATTATTGCAGGTGCTTTTATGGCTGCTATTAGTCTCGAAGTAATTCTAATTCCGAATGGGTTGATTGATGGAGGAATAACTGGTGTATCGATGATGCTCTCGGAAGTACTTGGGTTATCATTAAGTGCTCTTCTATTTATACTGAATATCCCTTTTATTTTGCTAGGCTATATTCACTTAGGAAAGCGCTTCGCTTTCTGTACCATGTTAGGAATCGTTGCATTAACTGTCTCAACTGGAATTTTGGACGTATTTCCACCCTTCCTATATGGAAATTCTATATTATTGATTTTCATAGGTGCTATTCTACTTGGGATGGGCATTGGTATTGTCCTTCGGAACGGTGGAGCATTGGATGGGACTGACGTGCTAGCAATTCTAATTTCCAGTAGAACTTCTTATTCAGTTGGCGAATCTATTTTTATCATAAATATCTTTATATTTATTTTTGCTTTTCTTCTATTCGGATTGATGGGTGCGATCATTTCGATCATTACATATTTTATTGCAACAATCGTTGTCGATGTGGTTAGGACCTAG
- a CDS encoding phosphopantothenoylcysteine decarboxylase, translating to MNTLNGKKVLITSGGTLEKWDNVRGHTNLSKGAMGCFLGEAALAAGAEVIYLHGYFAKLPQNADEMRLVMFEGIEDLGAKIQSIVQNEFVDYLIMAAAGSDWIIDKVYDQSGNLLEEKGKMPSDEPPVIHFKKAPKILGQIKGWSPHTTLIGFKLEATEDVDYLISRAKLRMESSKAELMVANSSKSLYGMDEPHFIVAQDGEVLKVEGKEKTASKLVEILASR from the coding sequence ATGAATACATTAAATGGCAAAAAGGTTTTAATTACAAGTGGTGGTACATTAGAAAAATGGGATAATGTGCGTGGCCATACGAATTTATCTAAAGGAGCGATGGGTTGCTTTCTTGGAGAGGCTGCATTAGCTGCTGGGGCAGAAGTGATATATTTACATGGCTATTTTGCCAAACTTCCACAAAACGCAGATGAAATGCGATTAGTGATGTTTGAGGGTATTGAAGATTTGGGGGCTAAAATACAGTCGATCGTCCAAAATGAATTTGTCGACTATCTCATCATGGCGGCTGCAGGATCCGATTGGATTATTGATAAGGTATACGATCAATCAGGTAATCTTTTGGAGGAAAAAGGGAAAATGCCTTCAGATGAGCCCCCTGTCATTCATTTTAAAAAAGCACCGAAAATATTAGGCCAGATTAAAGGATGGTCACCTCATACAACACTAATTGGTTTTAAATTGGAAGCGACAGAAGATGTTGATTATCTAATTAGTCGAGCTAAATTACGTATGGAATCATCAAAGGCTGAGCTAATGGTTGCCAACAGCTCGAAATCGCTTTATGGAATGGACGAGCCGCATTTCATCGTTGCTCAGGATGGTGAGGTTTTGAAAGTAGAAGGAAAAGAAAAAACAGCAAGTAAGTTAGTAGAGATATTAGCGAGCAGATAA
- a CDS encoding ribonuclease HI family protein: MLEVYIDGASAGNPGPSGIGIFIKGEGHTIKISEFIGETNNHIAEFMALIRALEEVKKIGSSLISVRSDSKIVVASVEKKYVKNEEYKPYLEKAIQLIETIDMFFIKWIPDNQNKAADALAREAILKGK; the protein is encoded by the coding sequence TTGTTAGAAGTTTATATTGATGGTGCAAGTGCTGGTAATCCTGGACCAAGTGGTATCGGCATTTTCATAAAAGGTGAAGGTCATACTATAAAAATTAGTGAATTTATTGGTGAAACAAACAATCACATTGCTGAATTTATGGCTTTGATCCGTGCATTAGAGGAAGTAAAAAAAATCGGCTCTTCCCTAATCTCCGTAAGATCTGATTCTAAGATTGTTGTGGCCTCAGTTGAAAAAAAATATGTGAAAAATGAAGAATATAAGCCATACTTAGAAAAAGCAATACAACTTATCGAAACTATTGATATGTTTTTTATTAAATGGATTCCTGATAATCAAAATAAAGCAGCAGATGCCTTAGCTAGGGAAGCTATTTTAAAAGGAAAATAA
- a CDS encoding SDR family oxidoreductase, with translation MRVLVTGSTGKLGSALLKQLKGKNYQVKITSRKKPEGIDGFTWIYSDLLSGDGIEDAVQDVEVVIHAATSPIKNSKNIEITGFENFLSKLRHINHFIYPSIVGIEEIPYKYYKLKFEAEQLLMNSSIPHTITRATQFHSFVESLLISRPILKRYVIPGSLKFQSVDVDEYASHIIELIEKGPQGKVDDFCGPEIMTLKEMAELKIKINNETNGVLNISVPGKLFRSLVEGKNTNSKRKIGKVTFEEYLRNRLA, from the coding sequence ATGAGAGTGTTGGTTACTGGTTCCACTGGAAAATTAGGGTCAGCTTTGTTGAAACAACTGAAAGGAAAGAATTATCAAGTTAAAATAACCTCTAGAAAAAAACCTGAAGGAATTGATGGGTTTACATGGATTTATAGCGATCTATTATCTGGAGACGGTATAGAAGATGCGGTACAAGATGTAGAGGTAGTAATACATGCAGCAACCAGTCCGATAAAAAATTCTAAAAATATCGAAATTACAGGATTTGAAAACTTTCTGAGTAAATTACGCCACATAAATCATTTTATCTATCCTTCCATTGTAGGAATTGAGGAAATACCATATAAATATTACAAACTAAAATTCGAAGCAGAACAATTATTAATGAACAGTTCTATTCCACATACAATTACACGTGCAACTCAATTTCATAGTTTTGTTGAGAGTTTACTAATTTCAAGACCAATTTTAAAAAGATATGTCATCCCTGGTAGTTTGAAGTTTCAAAGTGTGGATGTTGATGAATATGCGAGTCATATAATAGAATTAATTGAGAAAGGTCCTCAAGGAAAAGTAGATGATTTTTGTGGACCAGAAATAATGACTTTAAAAGAAATGGCTGAGCTGAAAATAAAGATTAACAATGAAACAAATGGCGTTTTAAATATCTCTGTACCAGGTAAATTATTTAGATCATTGGTAGAAGGGAAAAATACAAATTCAAAGCGAAAAATTGGAAAAGTCACATTTGAAGAATATCTACGGAATAGATTGGCTTAA
- a CDS encoding YecA family protein gives MVGRNDPCPCGSGKKYKKCCEGRQQVTTEKVFLDEIELVLQTFYNVYPEKKDIKDYINLVNEWLPKLESHLQRELIEAVALDDFFFHKRSDIWENYLKRTMKKMIRPKMVDLLNSWNQPTLFVGEVSEIGENYFKAVHTLTKEELFIRRESNRVIPEGMQVFSFLLPDGSEKANHYLAVSTLIFFPTNYKQAFENFASQFTSANSSVEQYLQDNHLNFWIGLVDSGYSGEEYTSFEIEVVDLAKQFLKEKNVEAPQLLVVLEDYLVEQKPKARKPAAIAAGAIRFAQERDLLNGTTFTVKEIAENFSVSASSLNKYYQELLEYDAVLA, from the coding sequence ATGGTAGGACGCAATGACCCATGCCCATGTGGAAGTGGGAAAAAATACAAAAAATGTTGTGAAGGAAGGCAGCAAGTTACGACTGAAAAAGTATTTTTAGACGAAATCGAACTTGTCCTTCAAACATTTTATAACGTATACCCTGAAAAGAAAGATATTAAAGATTATATCAATCTAGTAAACGAATGGTTACCTAAACTAGAATCCCACTTACAACGTGAATTAATCGAAGCGGTTGCACTTGATGACTTCTTCTTCCATAAACGGTCTGATATCTGGGAAAACTATTTAAAGCGAACAATGAAAAAAATGATACGTCCGAAAATGGTGGATCTCTTAAATAGCTGGAACCAACCAACATTATTTGTCGGGGAAGTTTCTGAAATTGGGGAAAACTACTTTAAAGCAGTCCATACTTTAACTAAGGAAGAACTTTTTATTCGTCGAGAATCAAACCGCGTAATTCCTGAAGGTATGCAAGTATTTTCTTTCTTGCTTCCTGATGGCTCTGAAAAAGCAAATCATTATTTGGCAGTCTCTACATTAATTTTCTTCCCAACAAATTACAAGCAAGCATTTGAAAATTTTGCTAGTCAATTTACTTCTGCAAATAGCTCAGTTGAACAATATTTACAAGACAATCATTTAAATTTCTGGATTGGCTTAGTAGATTCAGGCTATAGTGGGGAAGAATATACATCATTTGAGATTGAGGTAGTGGATCTTGCAAAGCAATTCTTGAAAGAAAAAAATGTGGAAGCACCTCAATTACTTGTTGTGCTCGAGGATTACTTAGTTGAGCAAAAACCTAAGGCCAGAAAACCAGCCGCTATTGCTGCAGGTGCTATCCGTTTTGCTCAAGAAAGAGATCTATTAAACGGAACTACTTTCACCGTTAAGGAAATTGCGGAGAACTTTAGTGTTTCTGCTTCTTCCCTGAACAAATATTATCAAGAACTTTTAGAATATGATGCTGTATTAGCATAA
- a CDS encoding YbaK/EbsC family protein produces MSLQSVKEHLKKFNREQDILEFDQISATVEQAANALNVIPAKIAKTLSFKDKEGHAFLVVTAGDAKIDNKKFRSQFDVKAKMLMAEEVVEQTGHVIGGVCPFGLAKDLKVYLDISMKRFKTVFPACGSVNSAIKLTCDELEQYSGAVLWIDVSKDWDAAVSTS; encoded by the coding sequence ATGTCATTGCAAAGTGTAAAAGAACATTTGAAAAAATTTAATCGTGAACAAGATATATTAGAATTTGACCAAATTAGTGCTACAGTTGAACAAGCAGCTAATGCTCTTAATGTAATTCCTGCAAAAATAGCGAAAACCCTGTCCTTTAAAGATAAGGAAGGTCACGCATTTTTAGTTGTAACAGCAGGAGATGCTAAAATTGATAATAAAAAATTCCGTTCTCAGTTTGATGTAAAAGCAAAAATGTTGATGGCAGAGGAAGTAGTAGAGCAAACTGGGCATGTCATCGGAGGGGTTTGTCCATTTGGTTTAGCAAAAGATTTAAAGGTATATTTAGATATTTCCATGAAACGCTTTAAAACTGTTTTTCCAGCCTGTGGAAGCGTCAATTCCGCTATAAAATTAACTTGTGATGAGCTAGAACAATATTCGGGAGCCGTTCTTTGGATAGATGTCAGCAAAGACTGGGATGCCGCAGTCAGCACAAGCTAA
- the coaW gene encoding type II pantothenate kinase, with the protein MQNVIGIDAGGTLTKIAYINEQSEMDFIVFPSNDFSQVKAWIENRPHIEEIGLTGGRTKQLLDVLKTMKSIQYLVEFEATFKGVKYLLEKNSHHFENAVITNIGTGTSIHYMDGDSHVRVGGTGVGGGTLTGLSTIMTGISDFERITANASIGSREGIDLFVKDIFKGMEPPIEGHLTASNFGNVNILKSKKHETNDLLATIQGLVGEVITTLSIQFAEEKKCEGIIYIGSTLTNNEHLKQVIANYTILKKHQPIFLNDCGFTGAIGALLYKVELSKTN; encoded by the coding sequence ATGCAAAATGTAATAGGTATTGATGCAGGGGGAACTTTAACTAAAATAGCTTATATCAATGAACAAAGTGAAATGGATTTTATAGTATTTCCTTCAAATGATTTTTCGCAAGTGAAAGCTTGGATAGAAAATCGTCCACATATCGAAGAAATCGGTTTAACTGGAGGACGCACGAAACAGCTTTTAGACGTATTAAAAACGATGAAATCAATTCAATATTTAGTTGAATTTGAAGCAACTTTTAAAGGTGTTAAGTATTTGTTGGAGAAAAATAGTCATCATTTTGAAAATGCCGTTATTACCAACATTGGGACAGGAACTTCAATTCATTATATGGATGGAGATAGTCATGTTCGTGTTGGTGGAACTGGTGTCGGTGGTGGAACTTTAACAGGCCTATCGACAATAATGACTGGAATTTCAGATTTTGAAAGAATTACCGCAAATGCTTCCATTGGGAGTCGTGAAGGAATTGATTTATTCGTAAAAGATATTTTTAAAGGAATGGAACCACCGATTGAGGGCCATTTGACAGCTAGTAATTTTGGAAACGTTAACATATTAAAAAGTAAAAAACATGAAACCAATGACCTTTTAGCAACTATTCAAGGATTAGTTGGTGAGGTTATTACCACGTTAAGTATCCAATTTGCTGAAGAAAAAAAATGTGAAGGAATCATCTACATAGGCTCAACTTTAACAAATAATGAACATTTGAAACAGGTCATTGCCAACTATACAATACTGAAAAAACATCAACCGATTTTCTTGAATGATTGTGGATTTACAGGAGCGATTGGTGCTTTATTGTATAAAGTAGAACTTTCAAAAACCAATTAA
- a CDS encoding VOC family protein — MYLFDHLVHFVEKPEQLVEKTREIGLHTVNGGKHEMWGTYNSLCYFGLSYIEFIGIFNEALFEEAASKPFTLHETYKLKQFQNGVVRLAMRSTSIEEDAEKLSSLGYEVYGPDNFSRTRPDGSVLKWKLLHFGKQGQSLEFPFIIQWEGNDNERLKDLTESGTIKPHPLGNLQIKAIEFEVEDLTIATEWGRAFDFEVEGTDIAKMVKTPNCILTFKKSAGENKISQISIHGGMEKLEVVLEGAKYLFNK, encoded by the coding sequence TTGTATTTATTTGATCATCTTGTTCATTTTGTGGAAAAACCCGAACAACTTGTAGAAAAAACCAGAGAAATTGGGTTACATACTGTTAATGGTGGTAAGCATGAAATGTGGGGAACATATAACTCATTATGTTACTTTGGCTTATCTTATATCGAATTTATCGGGATTTTCAACGAGGCTTTATTTGAAGAAGCAGCTTCCAAACCTTTCACTTTACATGAAACATATAAATTGAAACAATTTCAAAATGGAGTAGTTCGTTTAGCTATGCGATCAACTTCGATTGAAGAGGATGCAGAAAAACTAAGCTCATTAGGCTATGAAGTATATGGACCAGATAATTTTTCCAGAACACGACCAGACGGTTCTGTTTTGAAATGGAAGCTGCTTCACTTTGGAAAACAAGGTCAAAGTCTTGAATTCCCATTCATCATTCAATGGGAAGGAAATGACAATGAGCGCTTAAAAGATCTTACTGAGTCAGGTACAATTAAACCTCATCCACTTGGTAACCTACAGATCAAAGCAATCGAATTTGAGGTTGAAGATTTAACGATTGCAACGGAGTGGGGAAGAGCTTTTGATTTTGAGGTAGAAGGTACAGACATTGCAAAAATGGTAAAAACCCCGAACTGTATATTAACCTTTAAAAAATCTGCAGGGGAAAATAAAATCTCTCAAATTTCCATTCATGGTGGAATGGAAAAACTAGAAGTAGTGTTAGAGGGAGCGAAATATCTCTTCAATAAATAA
- a CDS encoding 3'-5' exonuclease gives MRKYTYIFVDVEATLIRGKQNIIEIGAIKWLPDGTIEEFSQLIQPYKFRKLNAHIQKLTGISTEELLRAPSIKEVMPKFIKWCEGNSILVAFGEFDRKVLEDELLRLNVGLDFLYPFVDFQQKYMIENKLKEQPSLSKLLEKYEIETNIQHRALADAISLFNIFKEINGDLLIEKQQTNEFGLILSEFRQQEDEYDLYLTYVVGEIASSGSVDIHSVQTINKQLAYETKEEQREIAEGVTETVQRTIIHPSSEVEVFLKNIISDLEHKVLITRSGLKQLSKINRLHNAVFPKLEAMTLQQILYTEEAVNEFTLNSQTIPLYETKLYSLLKRYEANIVGEFEKRLLFQKEEIHI, from the coding sequence GTGCGTAAATATACTTACATATTTGTCGATGTAGAAGCTACATTGATACGTGGTAAACAAAACATTATTGAAATTGGAGCCATCAAATGGTTACCAGATGGAACAATTGAAGAATTTTCGCAGCTTATTCAACCATATAAATTTCGAAAATTAAATGCTCATATTCAAAAACTAACAGGGATCTCAACTGAGGAATTATTGCGGGCTCCCTCTATAAAAGAAGTAATGCCGAAATTTATCAAGTGGTGTGAAGGAAATTCGATTCTAGTTGCCTTTGGAGAGTTTGACCGTAAAGTGCTGGAAGATGAATTGCTACGACTTAATGTGGGCTTGGATTTCCTCTATCCCTTTGTTGATTTTCAGCAAAAATATATGATCGAAAACAAACTCAAGGAACAGCCGAGTCTTTCAAAATTATTGGAGAAATATGAGATTGAAACAAATATCCAGCATCGCGCTTTAGCAGATGCGATTAGTTTATTTAATATTTTTAAAGAAATTAATGGAGACCTATTAATTGAAAAACAGCAAACGAACGAATTTGGATTAATACTCAGTGAATTTAGACAACAGGAAGATGAATATGATTTATATTTAACTTATGTTGTTGGTGAAATCGCCTCTTCTGGATCCGTTGACATTCATTCTGTTCAGACAATCAATAAGCAATTGGCATATGAAACAAAAGAAGAACAGCGTGAAATAGCAGAAGGTGTAACTGAAACTGTGCAACGAACGATAATACATCCAAGTAGTGAGGTAGAAGTATTTTTAAAGAATATAATTTCAGATTTGGAGCATAAAGTTCTAATTACACGAAGTGGACTAAAGCAGCTTTCAAAGATTAATCGATTGCACAATGCGGTCTTCCCTAAATTGGAAGCCATGACATTACAACAAATATTATATACAGAAGAAGCTGTAAACGAATTTACACTGAATAGCCAGACAATTCCTTTGTACGAAACTAAACTTTATAGCTTGCTAAAAAGATACGAAGCTAACATCGTGGGTGAATTTGAAAAAAGATTACTTTTTCAAAAAGAAGAAATACATATTTAA